gttgtcactgTCATTATGTTGGTGTTATTTAATGCATTATTACCGGTTTTGTTTtgattgctttctctctctctctctctctctctctctctctctcacacacacacactcacacacacctgcagccGTGGGGTGGGCAGGGTCAGTGCGGGGTCGTGCTCTTTATTGAGTGGTCCGTGTTTGGAGTACGTACATGCTGATACATGAAGGCGCCAACAgcgagcagaaaagaaaaaaacttgttTACATGAACCTGTACAAAAGTAttcctctatctttatttttctttctctctcggtaAATATTATTCCCCGGCCATTCTTGCTGTGATGTCGATgcttggcggcggtggtggcggtggctggCGGGGCTCGGGCGGGGGCGCGGCGCACAGCTTCTCGGGCGTGGTGAAGGCGTTGCACGGGCTGGCGCAGCGCGGGGGCGTGGCGGCGCGGGGCGCGGAGGGCCAAGAGCTGTACCCGCGGCTGACGGCGCTGCTGGAGCGGGAGCCCGGGCTGGCGCGGCTGCTGGGGCGGCGCGACGTGGAGGTGCTGGCGGCGCTGCTGCAGGCCGAGCCGCGCGCCTGGCCGTGGCTGGGGCCCGCCGTGGCCGCCGCGCTCAGGGCAGACACCGGGGACGGGGAGCGCCGTGCCTGGATCAACGAGACCCACGCCGTGCTGCTGGCCCGCGGCGCCGCCGCCAGTCTGCTGCAGGGCGCCTCGCGGACGCTGCCTGCTGACCTGTTCTTGCTGGAGGCGTGCGTGGCGCGGCCCGGCGTTGacgacgtggtggtggtggtcaacgCGGTGCGGCTGCTCATCaaacagcaggaggaggcgggCTGGGCGGGAGACGCAGCGCCCCTGCTGGCGGCGCTGCGGCTGCTGCACACGTGGCGGCGGCCCCTGGCCACGGCGCTGCCCGGCTGGCCCGCCTCGCTGCGGCGGTGGTGCGTACGGCTGGCCAAGCAGCCCGCCGCGCTGCCGCTGCTGGGCGGGACGCTCATGCTTGTCAGGGACTTACTGCAGGAAGCGCCGCCCCCCGACGCCCTGCCGTGGCTGGAGACGCTGTTGGGGGCGGCAGCGGAGGTGCAGGGGTCCTGGCGCTGGGCCGCGGCGCCCACCATGCTGCTGACGCTGGCCTCGGCCACGGCGGGGCTCGCCACCACCCTGCAGGCCCTGCTGGAGGTGCCGCACCTCAGCCTGCAGCAGGAGCAGCTCCAGGCCGCCCTCAAGCAGCTGCTGGCGCTTCTGGACGAGCGCGGCGACCCCGCGGCCTGCCAGCTGCCCGCCGACGCCCTCGGCGCCGTCCTGGCCTGCGCCTGCCGCCTGCTGGACCTTTCCCCGCCACCACTTCTGTTCtgggtcgccgccgccgccgccacgcccacgCGCGTGCTACAGGCCGTGGAGGACTCCCCTGCCGGCGgtggcggcgcggtggtggtggaggaggcgcgACTGGTGACGGCGCTCCTGCGGGTTCTCAGCCACTTCTCGGTGCGCGTGTTGGCGCTGGCCCTGCGGCGGCTGGGGGCCCTGGGGGCGGGGGGCGAGGACCCCCTGCTGGGCGTGGTGGCGGAGTGGTTCAGCGCCGTGGTCGCCAGCGGCCTGCGCCTGGACCCTGCGGCCTGCCTGCTGCCGCCCGCCGGGACACCCCTGCTGCAGGCGCTGGCCCAGCACTTCCGCCGCCGCCATGACTCCGCGCTGCTGCAGGTGGCGGCCTTCGCGCTGCTGGGCGGCGACACGGCGAGTATTGAGGCGCGGGCCTTCGGAGAGGCCGTGGCGCGGGAGGTGGCGGCAGTGCAGGACACGGCGGTGCGGGGCGCCTGCACGCTGGTGGCCTTCACCTGCTGCCCGCGGCCTATCTTCCTGCAGAGCCTCGCCGCGCGGGCCCCGGGCCAGGCCGCTGCGGACGTGGCGGCCTGCCagcgcgccgccgccgccgcgcacccCAAGTACCAGGAGCTGCTGGCCGCCCTGGCCCGCCAGGCGGCGCCTCTGCTGCACGCCGGGGCCCTGCACGAGTAACGACTCTACGTGGGCGGGGTTTGTACACCCACTTCACAGGAAActccgcccccccccaccccctccccgtgCTGGCCTGgacacactaacacccaccccgCCCACCGTTACCCGTGACGCCATCTATACACCCGGGGCCACATTCACACACTGCGTCACCACACCCACACGGGCCACCCTCATCCCTGCGTCACGCCCCCACACCGCCCCCCTCAGCCCCACACACACAGGCCGTCGCTGGTCACCGCTTCACCGCACCCCGTCCCCGCTGGGCCCCTGCTGTACACGGCGCCGCCCACCTGGTTCCCGCGCGGGCCGTAGTTACACACGTAGAGGCGACTCACGCCGAACATGAAGGGCACGAAGTACGTGGCGCCGCAGCCGACCTCCCGCGTCGACGCCCACACCACCTGCGGCAGAGGACAGTGTTAGAGCCGCTGGGACGCGCTGCAGTGAGGACCAGCTGTTAGTCAGGCGTTAGGAGCTCTTACTTaacccacacacaccccacacgaCCTGCGGCAGAGGACAGT
This window of the Eriocheir sinensis breed Jianghai 21 chromosome 50, ASM2467909v1, whole genome shotgun sequence genome carries:
- the LOC126982318 gene encoding uncharacterized protein LOC126982318, with protein sequence MSMLGGGGGGGWRGSGGGAAHSFSGVVKALHGLAQRGGVAARGAEGQELYPRLTALLEREPGLARLLGRRDVEVLAALLQAEPRAWPWLGPAVAAALRADTGDGERRAWINETHAVLLARGAAASLLQGASRTLPADLFLLEACVARPGVDDVVVVVNAVRLLIKQQEEAGWAGDAAPLLAALRLLHTWRRPLATALPGWPASLRRWCVRLAKQPAALPLLGGTLMLVRDLLQEAPPPDALPWLETLLGAAAEVQGSWRWAAAPTMLLTLASATAGLATTLQALLEVPHLSLQQEQLQAALKQLLALLDERGDPAACQLPADALGAVLACACRLLDLSPPPLLFWVAAAAATPTRVLQAVEDSPAGGGGAVVVEEARLVTALLRVLSHFSVRVLALALRRLGALGAGGEDPLLGVVAEWFSAVVASGLRLDPAACLLPPAGTPLLQALAQHFRRRHDSALLQVAAFALLGGDTASIEARAFGEAVAREVAAVQDTAVRGACTLVAFTCCPRPIFLQSLAARAPGQAAADVAACQRAAAAAHPKYQELLAALARQAAPLLHAGALHE